One window of the Oncorhynchus keta strain PuntledgeMale-10-30-2019 chromosome 31, Oket_V2, whole genome shotgun sequence genome contains the following:
- the LOC118364211 gene encoding terminal nucleotidyltransferase 5A-like → MSEEHSCTGASPITEVENSNISVLGWEQVQRLDAILTETIPIHGRGNFPTLEMKPRQIVKVVRSRMEERNIHVRDVRLNGSAASHVLHEDSGLGYKDLDLIFCADMKGESDFQIVKDIVLDCLLDFLPDGVNKQKISPLTLKEAYVQKMVKVCNDSDRWSLISLSNNRGKNVELKFVDSLRRQFEFSVDSFQIKLDSLLLFYDCSENPMAETFHPTIVGESVFGDFDAALDHLRQKVICTRNPEEIRGGGLLKYCHLLVRGFQADSETEMKSLQRYMCSRFFIDFSDISEQQRKLESYLQNHFVGLEDRKYDYLMTLHGVVNESTVCLMGHERRQTLGLIAMLAVRVLAEQNVIPNVANVTCYYQPAAYVADGNFSNYYIAQVQPMFHCQQHAYSSWLPCN, encoded by the exons ATGTCTGAAGAACATAGTTGCACTGGTGCTAGTCCTATAACTGAGGTTGAAAACAGCAATATCAGCGTTCTCGGCTGGGAACAAGTGCAGCGCCTTGATGCTATCCTGACAGAGACCATTCCCATCCACGGCCGTGGAAACTTCCCCACTTTGGAGATGAAACCCCGACAAATAGTGAAGGTGGTGCGTAGTCGAATGGAGGAGAGGAATATCCACGTCCGGGACGTGCGGTTAAACGGTTCTGCTGCAAGCCACGTTCTTCATGAGGATAGCGGACTGGGCTACAAGGACCTTGACCTAATCTTTTGCGCTGATATGAAAGGGGAAAGTGATTTTCAGATTGTGAAGGATATCGTTTTGGACTGTCTCCTGGACTTCTTACCTGACGGGGTGAATAAGCAGAAAATATCACCATTGACTTTAAAG GAAGCCTATGTACAGAAGATGGTGAAGGTGTGCAATGATTCAGACCGCTGGagcctcatctccctctccaacaACAGAGGAAAGAACGTGGAGCTCAAGTTTGTCGACTCTCTGAGGCGGCAGTTTGAATTCAGCGTGGACTCCTTCCAGATCAAGCTGGACTCCTTGCTGCTGTTCTATGACTGCTCTGAGAATCCCATGGCCGAGACCTTCCACCCCACCATCGTGGGCGAGAGTGTGTTTGGGGACTTTGATGCTGCCCTCGACCACCTACGCCAGAAGGTGATCTGCACGCGCAACCCAGAGGAGATTCGGGGCGGCGGTCTGCTCAAGTACTGTCACCTGCTGGTAAGGGGCTTCCAAGCCGACTCCGAGACGGAGATGAAGTCCCTGCAGCGTTACATGTGCTCGCGCTTCTTCATCGACTTCTCGGATATCAGCGAGCAGCAGCGCAAGCTGGAGTCCTACCTGCAAAACCACTTTGTGGGCCTGGAGGACCGCAAGTACGACTACTTGATGACCCTGCATGGGGTGGTCAACGAGAGTACAGTGTGCCTGATGGGACATGAGAGGCGGCAGACCCTGGGGCTGATCGCCATGCTGGCGGTGCGCGTGCTGGCCGAGCAGAACGTCATTCCGAATGTGGCTAACGTCACCTGCTACTACCAGCCTGCCGCCTACGTGGCAGACGGTAACTTCAGTAACTACTACATAGCCCAGGTACAGCCCATGTTCCACTGCCAGCAGCATGCCTACTCCTCCTGGCTACCCTGCAACTGA